One Kangiella geojedonensis DNA segment encodes these proteins:
- the pheT gene encoding phenylalanine--tRNA ligase subunit beta, whose translation MKFSEQWLREWVNPEISTQELVDKLTMAGLEVDGFEYLGDSFSGVVVGEIVAAEQHPDADKLQVCTINVGDASDEELQIICGAPNARKGIKVAVAMIGAVLPGDFKIKKAKLRGVHSFGMLCSETELNIGDGSDGIVELPLDAPLGQDLKEFFNLDDHVIDVDLTPNRGDCLGIRGIAREVGVLTQEDVNFVEPKAIASEVSDKLDVKLSAPQACPRYLGRVIKGINLEAKTPQWMVQRIERSGVRSIDPVVDVTNYVLLEMGHPMHAFDLAKIDGVIDVRMAQKDEKLTLLDGQEVELTEDTLMIADNSKPLAIAGVMGGEHSGVNSETKDIFLESAYFDAIAVAGKARQYGLHTDASHRYERGVDYELQRTAMERATELLLEIVGGQPGAIIEAVDKSAMPEKRHLTLRRERIERVVGVAFDDEQVEDILTRLGLGLTSNEQGWDVSVPSFRFDIDNEESLIEELVRVYGYNNLPIRKPQGEMAMFMQNESRVFKDLLRDVLVTRGYQEAITYSFVEPKLQAVLEPAMTPLPLMNPISSEMGVMRTNLLPGLVQAAQFNVNRQQSRIRFFEMGLRFETNSEDAELQQIPTLAGIVGGRRYIESWDGDARKVDFYDVKGDLEALLNVTKHRFEFVPSERSILHPGQSADIKFGGKNVGYVGKLHPEIQQKVDLDMDAFVFEIDLEALSERELPKFAPLMKFPSIRRDLAVIVDETVKGGELIDFIVKIGGNLLTDAFIFDIYKGEHLEQGKKSVALGMTLRHPEKTLEDAEINSVVDKVVSRLAEEYKAVLRN comes from the coding sequence ATGAAATTTAGTGAACAGTGGTTACGTGAGTGGGTAAACCCTGAAATTTCCACTCAGGAATTAGTCGATAAATTGACCATGGCTGGCTTAGAAGTCGATGGTTTTGAGTATTTAGGTGATAGTTTCTCTGGAGTTGTGGTCGGTGAAATTGTTGCGGCAGAGCAACATCCCGATGCGGACAAATTACAGGTTTGCACCATCAACGTTGGTGATGCCAGCGATGAAGAGTTACAAATCATTTGCGGTGCGCCGAATGCGCGCAAAGGTATTAAGGTCGCGGTGGCGATGATTGGTGCTGTTTTACCGGGTGATTTTAAAATTAAGAAAGCTAAGCTTCGTGGCGTACACTCTTTCGGTATGTTGTGTTCAGAAACCGAGTTAAATATTGGCGATGGTAGCGATGGAATTGTTGAGTTACCGCTCGATGCACCGTTAGGGCAGGACTTAAAAGAATTCTTCAACCTTGATGATCATGTTATAGATGTTGATCTTACGCCAAACCGTGGTGATTGCTTAGGTATTCGCGGCATCGCACGTGAAGTAGGTGTATTAACCCAAGAAGACGTTAATTTTGTTGAGCCGAAAGCTATCGCAAGCGAAGTCAGCGATAAACTCGATGTTAAATTAAGTGCGCCGCAAGCATGCCCACGTTATTTGGGACGTGTCATCAAAGGCATCAACCTGGAAGCGAAGACACCGCAATGGATGGTTCAACGCATCGAACGCTCTGGTGTTCGCTCGATTGATCCTGTAGTCGACGTGACGAATTATGTGTTACTGGAAATGGGGCATCCAATGCATGCCTTCGATCTAGCCAAGATCGATGGTGTGATTGATGTTCGAATGGCTCAAAAAGACGAAAAGTTAACACTGCTTGATGGTCAAGAAGTTGAGTTAACTGAAGATACTTTGATGATTGCAGATAACTCGAAACCACTTGCGATTGCCGGTGTGATGGGTGGTGAGCACTCGGGCGTTAATTCTGAAACCAAAGATATTTTCTTAGAAAGTGCTTATTTTGACGCGATTGCTGTAGCTGGTAAGGCCCGTCAATATGGCTTGCATACCGATGCGTCGCACCGCTATGAGCGTGGCGTGGACTATGAGTTGCAAAGAACCGCAATGGAGCGAGCGACTGAGTTACTACTTGAGATCGTTGGTGGTCAGCCTGGCGCTATTATTGAAGCCGTTGATAAGAGTGCTATGCCAGAGAAGCGTCACTTAACGCTTCGTCGTGAGCGTATTGAGCGTGTTGTTGGCGTTGCTTTCGACGACGAACAAGTTGAAGATATACTAACGCGCCTAGGTTTAGGCCTGACGTCAAATGAGCAAGGTTGGGATGTTTCGGTGCCAAGCTTCCGATTCGATATTGATAACGAGGAAAGCTTGATCGAAGAGTTAGTCCGCGTTTATGGCTACAACAACTTACCGATTCGCAAGCCTCAAGGCGAAATGGCGATGTTCATGCAGAATGAAAGTCGTGTGTTTAAAGACTTGCTACGTGATGTGTTGGTGACTCGTGGCTATCAAGAGGCAATTACTTATAGCTTTGTTGAGCCTAAGCTACAGGCGGTTTTAGAGCCTGCGATGACACCTTTGCCTTTGATGAACCCTATTTCCAGTGAAATGGGCGTGATGCGTACCAACCTGTTACCCGGCTTGGTGCAAGCGGCTCAATTTAATGTCAACCGTCAACAGAGCCGTATTCGTTTCTTCGAGATGGGTTTACGCTTTGAAACGAACTCAGAAGATGCTGAGTTACAACAAATTCCAACCCTTGCCGGTATTGTCGGTGGTCGTCGCTATATTGAGTCATGGGATGGTGATGCGCGTAAAGTTGACTTCTATGATGTGAAAGGTGATTTAGAAGCATTATTGAATGTGACAAAGCATCGCTTTGAGTTTGTACCATCGGAAAGAAGTATTCTTCACCCAGGGCAGTCCGCAGATATAAAGTTTGGCGGAAAGAATGTTGGGTACGTTGGTAAGTTGCATCCTGAAATTCAACAAAAGGTTGATTTGGATATGGATGCCTTTGTATTTGAGATTGATTTAGAGGCTTTATCCGAACGAGAATTACCAAAATTTGCGCCATTAATGAAATTCCCGTCGATTCGACGCGATCTTGCTGTGATCGTTGACGAAACCGTAAAAGGTGGGGAATTAATTGATTTTATTGTAAAAATTGGTGGTAATTTACTGACAGATGCCTTTATTTTTGATATATACAAAGGTGAGCATCTTGAGCAAGGAAAGAAAAGTGTTGCTTTGGGTATGACATTACGTCACCCAGAGAAAACTTTAGAAGATGCGGAAATTAATTCTGTTGTAGATAAAGTGGTCTCAAGATTAGCTGAAGAGTACAAAGCGGTTCTTAGAAACTAG
- a CDS encoding integration host factor subunit alpha, giving the protein MALTKADMAERLYEELGLNKRESKEIVEAFFEQIRDSLEQGYNVKLSGFGNFELRDKAQRPGRNPKTGEEVPISARRVVTFKPGQKLRGKVADYVGTEQ; this is encoded by the coding sequence ATGGCACTAACAAAAGCGGACATGGCAGAACGTTTGTATGAAGAGCTAGGCTTGAATAAGCGTGAGTCAAAAGAAATTGTAGAAGCTTTTTTTGAGCAAATCCGCGATTCCTTAGAGCAAGGGTATAATGTCAAGCTCTCTGGCTTCGGTAATTTTGAGCTGCGTGATAAAGCGCAGCGTCCTGGTCGTAACCCAAAAACTGGGGAAGAAGTTCCGATCAGCGCGCGACGTGTTGTCACGTTTAAACCTGGGCAAAAACTTAGAGGGAAAGTAGCCGATTATGTTGGAACCGAGCAATAA
- a CDS encoding MerR family transcriptional regulator: protein MLEPSNNNELPAIPGKRYFTIGEVSDLCAVKPHVLRYWEQEFDQLDPVRRGNRRYYQREDVLIVRQIRSLLYEHGYTIGGARQCLEEGGDVDSPVEKAQIDEIIEELEKIKRFLSI from the coding sequence ATGTTGGAACCGAGCAATAATAACGAATTACCAGCAATTCCAGGCAAGCGGTACTTTACGATTGGTGAAGTCAGTGACCTATGTGCGGTAAAGCCGCACGTTTTGCGTTATTGGGAGCAAGAGTTTGATCAGCTTGACCCTGTGAGACGTGGTAATCGTCGCTACTATCAACGAGAAGACGTCTTAATCGTTCGTCAAATACGCTCTTTACTGTATGAGCATGGTTATACCATTGGCGGTGCTCGTCAGTGCTTAGAAGAAGGTGGAGACGTTGATTCGCCCGTAGAAAAAGCTCAGATCGACGAAATCATCGAAGAGCTAGAGAAAATCAAACGATTCCTTTCTATTTAG